From the Leptotrichia sp. oral taxon 221 genome, one window contains:
- a CDS encoding biotin/lipoyl-containing protein, whose amino-acid sequence MELKDIQELMKVLKKEELTELKVRYGKVKLTLTNLEENKQVPVKQVEQSKVEKKVEEVKPKEEIIKSQNVGRIKLGRIEKGTTVEKGTVLAKISTIGIDTDVKSTVKGVIKEILVSDQAAVDFAKPLFVIEI is encoded by the coding sequence ATGGAACTTAAAGATATTCAAGAGTTAATGAAGGTTTTGAAAAAAGAAGAGTTGACTGAATTGAAAGTAAGATACGGAAAAGTAAAACTGACATTAACAAATTTAGAAGAAAATAAACAAGTGCCAGTAAAACAGGTAGAACAGAGTAAAGTTGAGAAAAAAGTTGAAGAAGTTAAACCTAAAGAAGAAATAATAAAATCACAAAATGTGGGTAGAATAAAATTAGGAAGAATTGAAAAAGGGACAACTGTTGAAAAAGGAACTGTTTTAGCGAAAATAAGTACAATTGGAATAGATACAGATGTAAAATCTACAGTTAAAGGTGTAATTAAAGAAATTTTAGTTTCTGACCAAGCAGCAGTTGATTTTGCAAAACCATTGTTTGTAATTGAAATATAA
- the hemL gene encoding glutamate-1-semialdehyde 2,1-aminomutase, with protein MNTNNSKILFEEAKKSIPGGVNSPVRAFQSVKKDYPIFIKSANGSKLYDEDGNEYLDMIGSWGPMILGHNYPEVLEIVKEEIENGTSFGLPTKKEVILAELVKECFPSIKKLRLTTSGTEAAMAAVRVARAYTGKNKIIKFEGCYHGHSDSLLVKAGSGLLTFEHQDSNGITKSVTQDTITAPFGDIEKIKEILGNEKDVACVIVEPIPANMGLIETEKEFLQQLRELTAKENVVLIFDEVITGFRVTLGGAQKLYGITPDLTILGKIIGGGYPVGGFGGKEEIMNLISPVGNVYHAGTLSGNPVSVAAGIKTISILKENPKIYEALEKRTKEIVEKVEKLIEKYDVPASINYANSLFTIFFSKEKVENLEDAIKTSDDFYSIYFDVMLENGIIVPPSKYEAHFISYIHSDEDYNKYFSALEKVFQKIKK; from the coding sequence ATGAATACAAATAATTCTAAAATTTTATTTGAAGAAGCAAAAAAATCGATTCCAGGAGGAGTAAACAGTCCTGTAAGAGCCTTTCAATCAGTAAAAAAGGATTATCCAATATTTATAAAAAGTGCGAATGGAAGCAAATTATATGATGAAGATGGTAACGAATATTTGGATATGATTGGTTCTTGGGGACCAATGATTTTGGGACATAATTATCCTGAAGTTTTGGAAATTGTTAAAGAAGAAATTGAAAATGGGACTTCGTTTGGATTACCAACTAAAAAGGAAGTTATTTTGGCAGAACTTGTGAAGGAATGTTTTCCATCTATAAAAAAATTGAGATTGACAACATCTGGGACAGAAGCGGCAATGGCAGCTGTTAGGGTGGCTAGAGCTTATACTGGAAAAAATAAAATTATAAAATTTGAAGGTTGTTATCACGGTCATTCGGATTCATTGTTGGTAAAAGCAGGGTCTGGATTGTTAACTTTTGAGCATCAAGACAGTAATGGAATTACGAAAAGTGTGACACAAGATACGATAACAGCGCCTTTTGGAGATATTGAAAAAATAAAAGAAATTTTGGGAAATGAAAAAGATGTGGCGTGTGTAATCGTTGAGCCAATTCCAGCGAATATGGGATTAATCGAGACTGAAAAAGAATTTTTACAACAATTGCGAGAATTGACAGCTAAAGAAAATGTGGTTTTAATTTTTGATGAGGTAATAACAGGGTTTAGAGTTACACTTGGTGGAGCTCAAAAACTTTATGGAATTACGCCAGATTTGACGATCTTAGGGAAAATAATTGGTGGAGGATATCCTGTTGGAGGTTTCGGTGGAAAAGAAGAAATTATGAATTTGATTTCACCAGTTGGGAATGTTTATCATGCAGGAACGCTTTCTGGAAATCCAGTTTCTGTAGCAGCAGGAATAAAAACAATTTCTATTTTGAAAGAAAATCCAAAAATTTATGAAGCACTGGAAAAAAGAACGAAGGAAATTGTGGAAAAAGTTGAGAAATTAATTGAAAAATATGATGTTCCAGCGTCTATAAATTATGCAAATAGTTTATTTACGATTTTTTTCTCGAAAGAAAAAGTGGAAAATTTAGAAGATGCCATAAAAACTAGTGATGATTTTTACAGCATTTATTTTGATGTAATGTTGGAAAATGGAATAATTGTTCCGCCTTCAAAATACGAAGCACATTTTATTTCTTACATTCATTCAGATGAAGATTATAACAAATATTTTTCTGCATTAGAAAAAGTTTTTCAAAAAATTAAAAAATAA
- the dnaE gene encoding DNA polymerase III subunit alpha encodes MGNKIAHLKLHTEYSLLEGVGKIEEYIEKAKALEIDTLAITDVSMFGAIEFYKKCKKSGIKPIIGLEVFIEGFTLIDDYSLVLLAKNKNGYRNLSKLSSKSYSHFQRGRNKIKYGDLLEYSEDLYILSGGINSEIIAQIIQKNYSEAETLIKKFSEDFGENFVVDFSGVKKILKCNFKLLEIVEKFNLKYVISNDIYYPNSEDAILRKIVNSIKEGKKISDENSKNTNENEYSDLYLKSYEELEKDFKDFPEDFFAKGVQFTNEIAEECNVDFEFNEFKFPKYNLPSGVSERDYIRKIVFKGLAKKYLKQEIEGLEAIQEDDIKEKLKENGFENVVERIEYELDIIDKMGYNGYFIIVWDFIKYSKENGIYVGPGRGSAAGSLVAYALDITEIDPLQYNLIFERFLNPERISMPDIDVDFDQEQREQVIEYVLKKYGEDYVAHIITFGTLKARAAIRDVGRVLGIQAKKVDKIAKLIPFNAELQEALKSVRELRESYAKDEEVKMLIDYSIKLEGRARHASVHAAGVVISKDVLNEEIPTYSDGKTSIVSTQYQMKELEDLGILKMDFLGLKNLTILRKTVENIEKTRNLKLKLSEIPLDNQKAYELMTKADTMGVFQCESAGIRNLMRKMKIEKFEDIIALLALYRPGPLRSGMVDDFIAAKNHTSEIKYPHESLKGILEETYGVILYQEQIMKIVSEMADYTLGEADELRRAIGKKIPEIMQQNREKFVKKSMEKGVSEKKANEIYDLVEKFGGYGFNKSHSAAYALIVYWTAYFKANYELEFFAAIMTTESYNLDRFSEFFYEAREKGIKVLQPSINYSKPDFSVENNAIRYGLLAIKGLGDGTVEEIVRLREKEGKNFTEYQVFIYKLRKLIEARKEMEIVTLKDALKMTKKSIINKKQMEILINSGALDDLKGSREQKLESLGKAIEWSEKEYRRKDDIEGMLFGNKIQDEEREFVFLETTGKKNSDQKKYRLEKECLGVYLTGHPLDKKKDIISIIKHNENSELANTIVGKKMQLIGSIQEIERFRIKNNEEMLRFVLEDFSGIINVVSYPRETENFKIDIVEDKIVIVQGVVAESYGTKNLVLRNIVDINHLGENRNFKLYILIEENQSQEKSDNLKKWIKNNENSRGKIGHELYFVKIENGKKERIKYRKNINLEEIELKKLIKLIGIDKIRIT; translated from the coding sequence ATGGGAAATAAAATAGCACATTTGAAATTGCATACAGAATATTCGCTTCTTGAAGGTGTTGGGAAAATCGAGGAATACATTGAAAAGGCGAAGGCACTGGAAATTGATACGCTTGCGATAACAGATGTTTCTATGTTTGGAGCGATAGAGTTCTATAAAAAGTGTAAAAAATCTGGGATAAAGCCAATTATTGGATTGGAAGTGTTTATCGAGGGATTTACCTTGATAGATGATTATTCACTTGTTTTACTTGCCAAAAATAAAAATGGATACAGAAATTTATCAAAATTGTCATCAAAATCGTATAGTCATTTTCAGCGTGGAAGAAATAAGATAAAATACGGAGATTTGTTAGAATATTCGGAAGATTTGTATATTTTGTCAGGTGGAATAAATAGTGAAATAATTGCTCAAATAATTCAAAAAAACTATTCTGAAGCAGAAACGTTGATAAAGAAATTTTCAGAAGATTTTGGAGAAAATTTTGTTGTTGACTTTTCTGGCGTGAAAAAAATTTTGAAATGTAATTTTAAATTGCTTGAAATTGTTGAGAAATTTAACTTAAAATATGTGATTTCAAATGATATTTATTATCCAAATTCAGAAGATGCGATTTTAAGAAAAATAGTGAATTCTATAAAAGAAGGTAAAAAAATATCTGATGAAAACAGTAAAAATACCAATGAGAATGAATATTCTGATTTATATTTAAAATCTTACGAAGAGCTAGAAAAAGATTTTAAAGATTTTCCTGAAGATTTTTTTGCAAAAGGAGTTCAATTTACAAATGAAATTGCTGAAGAATGTAATGTTGATTTTGAATTTAATGAGTTTAAATTTCCAAAATATAATTTACCAAGTGGAGTTAGTGAACGAGATTATATTCGAAAAATTGTTTTTAAAGGATTAGCAAAAAAGTATTTGAAGCAGGAAATAGAAGGACTTGAGGCGATTCAAGAAGATGATATAAAAGAGAAATTGAAAGAAAATGGCTTTGAAAATGTTGTTGAAAGAATAGAATATGAGTTAGACATTATCGATAAAATGGGGTATAACGGATATTTTATCATTGTTTGGGATTTTATTAAATATTCTAAAGAAAATGGGATTTATGTTGGACCAGGAAGAGGTTCGGCGGCAGGAAGTTTAGTTGCGTATGCACTTGATATCACAGAAATTGATCCTTTGCAGTATAATTTAATTTTTGAGAGATTTTTGAATCCTGAGAGAATTTCGATGCCTGATATTGACGTGGATTTTGATCAAGAGCAAAGAGAGCAAGTTATTGAATATGTCTTGAAAAAATATGGAGAGGATTATGTTGCGCATATTATTACGTTTGGGACATTAAAAGCTAGAGCGGCGATACGTGATGTTGGTAGAGTTTTAGGAATTCAAGCGAAAAAAGTTGATAAAATTGCGAAATTAATACCTTTTAATGCAGAATTGCAGGAGGCTTTGAAATCTGTACGAGAATTGAGAGAGTCTTATGCAAAAGACGAAGAAGTGAAAATGTTGATTGATTATTCGATAAAATTAGAAGGTAGAGCAAGACATGCGTCTGTTCATGCGGCTGGAGTTGTTATCTCTAAAGACGTTTTAAATGAGGAAATTCCAACATATTCTGATGGGAAAACTTCGATTGTTTCAACTCAATACCAAATGAAAGAACTGGAAGATTTAGGAATTTTAAAAATGGATTTTCTAGGTTTGAAAAACTTGACAATTTTGCGAAAAACAGTTGAAAATATTGAAAAAACACGAAATTTAAAATTGAAGTTATCTGAAATTCCGTTGGATAATCAAAAAGCGTATGAATTAATGACAAAGGCAGATACAATGGGAGTTTTTCAATGTGAATCGGCTGGAATACGGAATTTGATGCGTAAAATGAAAATTGAAAAATTTGAAGATATTATTGCATTATTGGCTTTGTATCGTCCAGGACCTTTGCGAAGTGGAATGGTTGATGATTTTATTGCAGCGAAAAATCATACTAGCGAGATAAAATATCCGCACGAATCTTTGAAGGGAATATTGGAAGAAACATACGGAGTTATTTTGTATCAAGAACAAATTATGAAAATTGTGAGTGAAATGGCTGATTATACACTAGGTGAGGCAGATGAGTTGCGACGTGCGATTGGGAAAAAAATTCCTGAAATTATGCAGCAAAATCGAGAAAAATTTGTGAAAAAATCGATGGAAAAAGGTGTTTCTGAGAAAAAGGCAAATGAAATTTATGATTTGGTGGAAAAATTCGGTGGATACGGTTTTAATAAATCACATTCAGCAGCTTATGCATTAATTGTTTATTGGACAGCATATTTTAAAGCAAATTATGAATTAGAATTTTTTGCAGCGATAATGACGACAGAATCGTATAATTTAGACAGATTTTCAGAATTTTTCTATGAAGCAAGGGAAAAAGGAATAAAAGTTTTGCAACCGTCAATAAATTATTCAAAGCCTGATTTTTCTGTGGAAAATAATGCGATTAGATATGGATTGTTGGCGATAAAAGGGCTTGGAGATGGAACTGTAGAAGAAATTGTGAGACTTAGAGAGAAGGAAGGCAAGAATTTTACAGAATATCAAGTTTTTATATACAAATTACGAAAATTAATTGAAGCGAGAAAAGAAATGGAAATCGTTACATTAAAAGATGCTTTAAAAATGACAAAAAAATCAATTATTAACAAAAAACAAATGGAAATATTAATTAATTCAGGTGCATTAGATGATTTGAAAGGTAGTAGAGAGCAAAAACTGGAGTCTCTTGGAAAGGCGATAGAATGGAGCGAGAAGGAATACCGTAGAAAAGATGATATTGAGGGAATGTTGTTTGGAAACAAGATACAAGATGAAGAGAGGGAATTTGTTTTTTTGGAAACGACGGGAAAAAAGAATAGCGATCAAAAAAAATATCGGCTAGAAAAAGAATGCTTGGGAGTATATTTGACAGGGCATCCACTCGATAAGAAAAAAGATATAATTTCGATAATTAAGCATAACGAAAATTCTGAATTGGCAAATACGATTGTAGGAAAGAAAATGCAATTAATTGGAAGTATTCAAGAAATAGAAAGATTTCGAATAAAAAATAATGAAGAAATGTTAAGGTTTGTTTTAGAGGATTTTAGTGGTATAATAAATGTAGTGAGTTATCCACGTGAGACTGAAAATTTTAAAATTGATATTGTGGAAGATAAAATTGTGATAGTTCAAGGAGTTGTCGCTGAAAGTTATGGAACTAAAAATTTGGTTTTGAGAAATATTGTTGATATTAATCATTTGGGTGAAAATAGAAATTTTAAATTGTATATTTTAATTGAAGAAAATCAATCGCAAGAAAAAAGTGACAATTTAAAAAAATGGATAAAAAATAATGAGAATTCTAGAGGGAAAATAGGGCATGAGCTATATTTTGTAAAAATAGAAAATGGAAAAAAAGAAAGAATTAAGTATAGAAAAAATATTAATTTGGAAGAAATTGAGTTAAAAAAATTAATAAAATTGATAGGAATAGACAAAATAAGAATTACTTAA
- the accC gene encoding acetyl-CoA carboxylase biotin carboxylase subunit: MFKKILIANRGEIAVRIIRAARELGISTVAVYSEADADSLHVALADEAICIGPASSSESYLKIPNIISAAQITGAEAIHPGYGFLSENASFAKICTQNNIVFIGPKPELINMMGDKATARETAIKHKVPITKGSDGIVPNVEEAKKVAKWITYPVMIKATAGGGGKGMRIAHDEKELAENYVVAQNEAKANFGNPDVYIEKYVEEPRHVEIQVIGDKFGNVAHLGERDCSIQRRNQKLVEETPSPGIDAKTREKMGKFAAKLAKGIGYDSVGTLEFLVDKSMNFYFMEMNTRIQVEHTISEEITGVDLVKEQIRVAAGEKLSFTQKDIEIRGHVIECRINAEDSENGFLPSSGVLEKYIPSGGIGVRVDSHSYQNYEIPPYYDSMIAKLIVKGKNREEAIARMKRALKEFKIEGVDTTIPFHLKVLENEAFKEGKFYTNFIETYFKEVLK, from the coding sequence ATGTTTAAAAAAATATTAATAGCAAATAGAGGAGAAATTGCGGTTAGAATAATAAGAGCAGCTAGAGAATTGGGAATTTCGACAGTTGCGGTTTATTCAGAAGCAGATGCAGATTCGTTACATGTGGCTTTGGCTGATGAAGCAATTTGTATTGGACCAGCAAGTAGTTCAGAATCGTATTTAAAAATACCAAATATTATTTCGGCAGCACAAATTACAGGAGCTGAAGCGATTCACCCAGGATACGGATTTTTGTCAGAAAATGCATCTTTTGCAAAAATTTGTACGCAAAATAATATCGTGTTTATAGGACCAAAACCAGAATTAATCAATATGATGGGAGATAAAGCAACAGCTAGGGAAACAGCAATTAAGCATAAAGTACCGATAACAAAAGGTTCTGATGGAATTGTGCCAAACGTTGAAGAAGCAAAAAAAGTTGCAAAATGGATAACTTATCCAGTAATGATAAAAGCCACTGCCGGTGGTGGTGGAAAAGGAATGAGAATTGCTCATGACGAAAAAGAATTAGCTGAAAATTATGTTGTTGCACAAAATGAAGCAAAAGCAAATTTTGGGAATCCTGACGTATATATTGAAAAATATGTTGAAGAGCCAAGACACGTTGAAATTCAAGTGATTGGAGATAAATTTGGAAATGTTGCACATCTTGGAGAAAGAGATTGCTCAATCCAAAGAAGAAACCAAAAATTAGTTGAAGAAACTCCATCGCCAGGAATTGACGCAAAAACTCGTGAAAAAATGGGTAAATTTGCTGCAAAATTAGCAAAAGGAATTGGATATGACAGTGTTGGAACATTGGAATTTTTAGTTGATAAAAGCATGAACTTCTACTTTATGGAAATGAACACTCGTATTCAAGTAGAACATACAATAAGTGAAGAAATCACAGGAGTTGACTTGGTTAAAGAACAAATTAGAGTTGCAGCAGGAGAAAAATTAAGTTTTACTCAAAAGGATATCGAAATAAGAGGGCATGTAATCGAATGTAGAATAAATGCTGAAGATTCAGAAAATGGATTCTTACCATCTTCTGGAGTTTTAGAAAAATATATTCCATCAGGTGGAATTGGAGTTAGAGTGGACTCTCATTCATACCAAAATTACGAAATACCACCTTATTACGATTCAATGATTGCAAAATTAATTGTAAAAGGTAAAAATAGAGAAGAAGCCATTGCAAGAATGAAAAGAGCATTGAAAGAATTTAAGATAGAAGGAGTGGACACAACAATCCCATTCCACTTGAAAGTTCTTGAAAACGAAGCATTCAAAGAAGGTAAATTCTATACGAATTTCATAGAAACTTATTTTAAAGAAGTTTTGAAATAG
- a CDS encoding CynX/NimT family MFS transporter, translated as MKKFNFNYVILIFLVAFNLRLGISSVPPIQTIIQESLRLSNFQVSLLVGIPVVCMGIFAFLVSKVQAKFGRQKSILWLLILLGISTIGRLFVTGYVFLLVTTFCIGFAIAIIGPLLSGFIKEEFSEYSSILVGVYSFAMGVGSLIVSSFTKAITISVNWKFGLGIWGILTIIAAVIWQIFSPKEEHSIIEEENQEKIVLNDFNIWKMIIFFSVQSGIFYGISTWLVPFLENKNVDKSQVIMLLTVFVAAQMLFGFVIPLVMHKIGSIRKWTITSSLCLVIGCIIPLVMPVNILSTIVFIMLMSIGLGGSFPIAMILPLKYAKTANEASVVTSVVQAFGYIIGGIIPVFFGYIVDSTKNFNNLFVQMAVGSVILLMIGMSKFTHKK; from the coding sequence ATGAAAAAATTTAATTTTAATTATGTGATATTAATTTTTTTAGTAGCATTTAATTTAAGACTTGGAATATCAAGTGTTCCACCAATTCAGACGATAATTCAGGAATCTTTGAGATTATCAAATTTTCAAGTGAGTCTTTTGGTTGGAATTCCTGTAGTTTGTATGGGAATATTTGCTTTTTTAGTAAGCAAAGTACAAGCAAAATTTGGTAGACAAAAAAGTATTTTATGGTTATTAATATTGTTAGGAATTAGTACGATTGGAAGATTATTTGTGACAGGATATGTATTTTTGCTAGTTACAACATTTTGTATAGGATTTGCAATTGCGATAATTGGACCGTTGTTGTCAGGATTTATAAAAGAGGAATTTTCAGAGTATTCGAGCATTTTAGTTGGAGTTTATTCATTTGCGATGGGAGTTGGTTCTTTAATCGTTTCGAGTTTTACAAAAGCTATAACGATTTCGGTTAATTGGAAATTTGGATTGGGAATTTGGGGGATTTTGACGATAATTGCTGCTGTGATTTGGCAAATATTTTCTCCAAAAGAAGAACACTCAATTATCGAAGAGGAAAATCAGGAAAAAATTGTTTTAAATGATTTTAATATTTGGAAAATGATAATTTTCTTTTCTGTTCAATCGGGTATTTTTTATGGAATATCGACTTGGTTAGTTCCGTTCTTAGAGAATAAAAATGTTGATAAAAGTCAGGTAATTATGTTATTGACTGTATTTGTTGCAGCTCAAATGCTTTTTGGATTTGTGATACCTTTGGTTATGCATAAAATTGGAAGTATTAGAAAATGGACGATTACAAGTTCACTTTGTTTAGTGATTGGGTGTATCATTCCACTTGTAATGCCTGTAAATATTTTGTCAACAATTGTTTTCATAATGTTAATGTCGATTGGATTGGGAGGATCTTTCCCAATTGCGATGATTTTACCACTAAAATATGCAAAAACTGCAAACGAAGCGAGTGTAGTAACCAGTGTTGTCCAAGCTTTTGGATATATAATCGGTGGAATTATACCAGTGTTTTTTGGATATATTGTAGATAGCACAAAAAATTTCAACAATTTATTTGTTCAAATGGCAGTTGGAAGCGTAATTTTGTTAATGATTGGAATGAGTAAATTTACTCACAAAAAATAA
- the amaP gene encoding alkaline shock response membrane anchor protein AmaP — protein sequence MIALLGFLARLSVVVGFIGLVFSSVSDLLFKTDYLATMDNAIDMNNTNVKVLVGLVALIYLIIFLLSYINKLTKYSQNRKVKNKSGEIEVTIKTINEVTKEFLSSQEIIKNSKVKSFPKGKAVVIEAVVDTYNVDNLNDKLSAIQDKLTEHVMNATGITVKKSKVKLKKVLSETIVEKKIVETAPQETAVTDVEQKTDEA from the coding sequence ATGATAGCATTATTAGGCTTTTTAGCTAGATTGTCTGTAGTAGTAGGTTTCATTGGATTAGTTTTTTCAAGTGTATCGGATTTATTGTTTAAAACGGATTATTTGGCAACGATGGATAATGCCATTGATATGAATAATACGAATGTTAAAGTTTTAGTAGGATTAGTTGCGTTAATTTATTTGATAATATTTTTGTTATCTTATATTAATAAATTAACAAAATATTCGCAAAATAGAAAAGTTAAAAATAAAAGCGGAGAAATAGAAGTAACTATTAAAACAATTAATGAAGTTACAAAAGAATTTTTGTCTAGTCAAGAAATAATAAAAAATTCTAAGGTGAAATCGTTTCCTAAAGGGAAAGCAGTTGTTATTGAAGCGGTTGTGGATACATATAATGTGGATAATTTAAATGACAAATTATCAGCAATTCAAGATAAATTAACTGAGCATGTAATGAATGCAACAGGAATTACAGTTAAGAAAAGTAAAGTGAAATTGAAAAAAGTTTTGTCTGAAACAATTGTTGAGAAAAAAATAGTTGAAACTGCTCCACAAGAAACAGCTGTTACTGATGTTGAACAAAAGACAGATGAAGCTTAA
- the nusB gene encoding transcription antitermination factor NusB — translation MTRRQIREEIFKLLFERELIDNDIQKRIKEVIEEEKIKKEDQIEFFEEYINGIIENEDILIQRIKDTLDGWTYERLGTLEKVLLKFSFYEIIIKKVGYEIAINEAIEIAKKYSYNDTKEFLNGILAKLVRDQKALETV, via the coding sequence ATGACGAGAAGACAAATTAGAGAAGAAATATTTAAACTTCTTTTTGAAAGAGAATTAATAGATAATGACATACAAAAAAGAATAAAAGAAGTCATTGAAGAAGAAAAAATCAAAAAAGAAGACCAAATTGAGTTTTTTGAAGAATATATAAATGGAATCATTGAAAATGAGGATATTTTAATTCAAAGAATAAAAGATACTTTGGATGGATGGACTTATGAAAGACTTGGAACGCTAGAAAAAGTATTATTAAAATTTTCTTTTTATGAAATCATTATTAAAAAAGTAGGATATGAAATAGCGATTAATGAAGCAATAGAAATTGCAAAAAAATATTCTTATAATGATACGAAAGAATTCTTAAATGGAATTTTAGCAAAATTAGTAAGAGATCAAAAAGCACTTGAAACTGTTTAA
- the cobT gene encoding nicotinate-nucleotide--dimethylbenzimidazole phosphoribosyltransferase yields MRILKEVIDKIVPASEERMQKKAKELNSILKTPDGLGKMEELAIRLEGMRENYFPMKKLVLVIAADNGVEREGVSKSKRVITQYVVEAMLNKKSSINALSKVFDSDVKVVDLGIDETTDTKNEIDLFGIIDKKLMENGTENIVNGPAMTYETAVKAIEVGIEMVDKFVKEGYNLFATGEMGIGNTTTSSAILKVFTDFSLDNIVGYGSGIDDKTLEHKKNVIRKAIQNNDINEKDAIDVLAKVGGLDIAGIVGIFLGCAKNQVPVVIDGFISAVAALIAFKICKNSRDYMIASHLSEEPGMKYIMRELDLEPSLFMKMKLGEGTGAVTMFPIIEASCQITKNVRKYPELNI; encoded by the coding sequence ATGAGAATTTTGAAAGAAGTAATTGATAAAATAGTTCCAGCGAGTGAAGAAAGAATGCAAAAAAAGGCAAAGGAATTAAATTCGATATTGAAAACGCCTGATGGACTAGGAAAAATGGAAGAATTGGCAATAAGATTGGAAGGAATGCGAGAAAATTATTTTCCTATGAAAAAATTAGTGCTAGTGATAGCGGCGGATAACGGTGTTGAGCGAGAAGGTGTTAGTAAATCGAAAAGAGTAATAACTCAATATGTAGTTGAAGCGATGTTGAATAAAAAATCTTCGATAAATGCGTTATCAAAAGTATTTGATAGTGATGTAAAAGTTGTAGATTTGGGAATCGATGAAACAACAGACACAAAAAATGAGATTGATTTATTTGGAATTATTGACAAAAAATTGATGGAAAATGGAACTGAAAATATTGTGAACGGTCCAGCAATGACTTATGAAACAGCAGTAAAGGCAATTGAAGTTGGAATAGAAATGGTAGATAAATTTGTCAAAGAAGGCTATAATTTGTTTGCAACTGGAGAAATGGGAATTGGAAATACGACAACAAGTAGTGCGATTTTAAAGGTATTTACTGATTTTTCGTTAGATAATATCGTTGGGTACGGAAGTGGAATTGATGATAAAACTTTGGAGCATAAAAAAAACGTAATTAGAAAAGCGATTCAAAATAATGATATCAATGAAAAAGATGCGATTGATGTTTTAGCAAAAGTTGGAGGATTAGATATAGCTGGAATAGTTGGAATATTTTTAGGATGTGCAAAAAATCAAGTTCCTGTCGTAATAGACGGTTTCATTTCAGCAGTGGCAGCCTTAATTGCCTTCAAAATTTGTAAAAATTCCAGAGATTATATGATTGCTTCACATTTAAGCGAAGAACCTGGAATGAAATATATAATGAGAGAGCTAGATTTAGAGCCATCACTATTCATGAAAATGAAATTAGGTGAAGGGACAGGAGCAGTAACGATGTTTCCAATTATTGAGGCTTCTTGCCAAATTACAAAAAACGTAAGAAAATATCCAGAATTAAATATCTAA
- a CDS encoding Asp23/Gls24 family envelope stress response protein, with product MNELGNVSISQEVVATIAESVISEIDGVASLVGGNAKNEIVKFFQNVSSGGKGIEVEVGETECTIDLYIVAKLGHQLPALAGEIQNKVVKAITEITGLKVQEVNVFIQKVVKEEKPVEETPAITETAE from the coding sequence ATGAATGAATTAGGAAATGTAAGTATATCACAAGAAGTAGTAGCAACAATTGCAGAATCAGTAATCTCAGAAATCGATGGAGTAGCTAGTTTAGTAGGAGGAAACGCTAAAAACGAAATAGTTAAATTTTTCCAAAATGTATCTTCAGGTGGAAAAGGAATTGAAGTGGAAGTTGGAGAAACTGAATGTACAATCGATTTGTATATTGTAGCTAAATTAGGACACCAATTACCAGCATTAGCAGGAGAAATCCAAAATAAAGTAGTAAAAGCAATTACTGAAATTACAGGATTGAAAGTTCAAGAAGTAAACGTATTTATTCAAAAAGTTGTAAAAGAAGAAAAACCAGTTGAAGAAACACCAGCAATAACTGAAACAGCAGAATAA